The nucleotide sequence ATCTCGCGCGCGGCATTATCGCGAGCGGTTTCGACAACGCGCGCATCGACGAGCTGCCGCGCTTCGGCGGCTATCTGCTGTTCGCCGGCAACGGCGAAGAGATCGAGGGCGTGCGCGCGGTTACCGACGTGCTGCGTGAACGGCACGAAGGCGACGTGCCGCCGATTGTCGCGATCGATCAAGAGGGCGGCCGCGTCGCGCGCCTTCGGGAAGGCGTCGAGCCGATGCCGTCGATGATGTCGCTCGGTGCGGCCGGAGATCTCGATCTGGCGCAGCGCGCCGGCGAGCAAATTGCGTTCGACCTTCGGCGCGCGGGCTGCACGCTCGATTTCGCTCCGGTGTTGGATCTAGCGCTGGAGCCGGAGAACCTCGTTATCGGAACGCGATCGTTCGGCAGCGACCCGCGCGCGGTCGCCGCGCTTGCGGAACGCGTCGCGCGCGGCATGCGGGCGAGCGGCATTCTCCCGTGTTACAAGCATTTTCCGGGACACGGCTCGACGCACGTCGATTCGCACGTCGCGCTGCCGGTTGTCGACGCCAGCGAAGCAACCCTGCGCGCGCGCGATTTCGCGCCTTTCGAAGCTTTGGCGAAAGAGGCGCCCGCAATGATGGCCGCGCACGTCGTGTTACGCGCGCTCGATGCCGGCGCGCCCGCGTCGCTCTCGCCGCGCGTCGGCGTCGCACTGCTGCGCGGCGAGTTCGGCTTCGGCGGCGCGTATCTTACCGATTGCTTGGAAATGGCCGCTGTCTCCGGCGAAGGGAAGACCGTCGACGCGTCGGTCGTTGCGTTGAGCGCGGGGGCCGATTTGCTGCTCTTTAGCCACCAGCCGGACGTCGCTGCCGAAAGTGCGATCGCGATCGTAAAAGCCGTTGAAAGCGGAAGCGTTGCGCGTTCGCGCCTCGAGGACGCCTACGAGCGCATCATGGTCTTGCGACGGGCGGGGCAGCCGCCGTTGCCGCTCGATGCGTATGCGCCGCATCCCGGCGTGGGACGCGAGATCGCACGGCGTGCCGTGACCGTCGTTCGCGGCGTCGCGCACGCGGACCCGACGGCGTCTTACGTCGTCGATTTTGGCGGCGGACGCCCGTCGCTTCGCCGAGAGGCGCCGGTATTGGAAGAATGCGTGCTGCCGATCGATCCGCAAGAATCAGACGTCGCCCAAGCGCTCGCGGCCGCGGAGCGGAGCCGCCGCCGGCCGATCGTGCTCGCGCGCCGGGCGCACATGCACCCAGCACAAGCGAGCGCGATCGATCGCATCGTCGCGCGTTTTGCGGACGCACTCGTGATCTCGATGCTCGAACCGTACGATTTGCGCTGCTTCGGTGACGCGCGCCACGTACTAGCCGCCTACGGTGACGACGCTGCCGCAATCGGCGGTTTGGCCGATGTGATCTTCGGCGGCATCATGGCGCAGGGAACGCTTCCCGTGGAGTACGCGACTGCGGTTGGCTGACGCGGTTTCGAACGTCGACGCGGTGCTTCGAGCCGCAACCGGAAAAGCGTTCACGGGGGCCGTCGCGCGTATCGAGCGGAGAGGAAGCCCCATTTTCGAACGCGCATACGGAACGACGCGCCTGGACGAGTCGTCGCGTCCGGTGTACGTCGACACGCGCTTCGATCTGGCATCGCTCACCAAGCTGTTCGTCGCGACGCTCGCGCTGCGGCTGGTTGCACGTGGTGCGCCGCTCGACGCGCCGGTGCTTCACGACGGTGTGACGCTGCGCATGCTGCTCGCGCACACGTCGGGAATGAACTCGGGCGCGGACTACCGGACGATTCTGGGCGAGAACGTCGAGCGCTATGCGCTCGAGCGCGAGCTCATTGCGGCTCCGGGCGAGCGCGTCGTCTACAGCGACCTCGGCTTCATCGCGCTCGGCGTCGTCATCGAGCGGGCAGCGGGAAAGTCGCTTGCGACACTGGCCCAGGAGACGTTTGCGTCCGCGACGCTCGGGTTTCGTCCGCGTGCGGACGAGCGCGGTTGGATTCCGGCGACCGAAGAAGACGGCTGGCGCGGAAGAGTGCAGGGCATGGTGCACGATGAAAAGGCCTATCTGATGGGCGGAACAGCAGGCCACGCCGGTTTGTTCGGCACCGCAGCCGACGTCGCGCGGCTGACCGAAGGGTTTTTGGGATCGCTGCACGGACGGCCCGAGACGCTGCTTCCGGTCGAGATCGTGCGCGAAGCGGTGCGCGAGCAAGCCTACGATCCCGTATTGCGCCGCGGCTTGGGCTGGGCCCTCAAAACGAGCGATACGAATTCGTGCGGCGCGGCGATGGACGCGACGAGCTTCGGGCACACGGGCTTCGTCGGTACGTGCGTTTGGGCCGACCCCGTACGCGACGTGTCCGGCGTGTTGTTGACCAATAGCGTCTATTTCGGCCGCAACGATACACGCGATCTGCGCGCGGCGTTTTACGAAGCGGCCATGGACGTCGCGGACCGGTTGGGATGAGAGCGATTGGGCTTATGAGCGGAACGTCGCTCGACGGCATCGATGCCGCTCTCGTCGAGATTGCGCCGCGCGGCGACGGCTACGCGCTGGAACTCGTGCGTTTCGTCACCGTACCGTTCGATCCGGAGCTGCGCCGTGCGCTGGTCGCGGCGCTTCCACCGAACGAGGGAAGCGTCTCGCTCGTCGCGGCCCTTCACCGCGCGCTCGGCGAAGCGTTTGCTGCGACCGCGGCGGCGGTCGCCGCCGGCGACCGCGTCGCCTTCGTTGCGTCGCACGGGCAAACGGTGTGGCACGACGGCGAGCGGCACGTGACGTTGCAGCTCGGCGATGCGTTCGTCATTCGAGAAGCCGTGGGCGCGACGGTCTGTTACGATTTTCGCAGTGCGGACTGCGCCGCGGGCGGACACGGCGCGCCGCTGGTTCCGTACGTCGACGAACTGCTCTTCGGTGATTCGAGCGAGGATCGCGTGGCGCTCAATATCGGTGGAATCGCGAATCTGACGGTGCTGCCGCACGACGGACCGGCATGGGCCTTCGACACGGGGCCCGGTACCATGCTCGTCGACGCGTTCGTTCGCGACCGCTCCCGCGGAGCGTCGGCATACGACGCCGGCGGTGCATTAGCGGCAGCGGGATCGATCGATCAACCGCTGCTCGAAGCGATGCTTTCCGACGACTACTTTCACTTCCCGCCGCCAAAAACGACGGGCCGGGAACGCTTTGGAGCGCAGTTTCTCACGCGTCACGGCGATCGGCTCGCACGGTTGAGCGGCGAGGACGGCTCGGCAACCTTGACCGAGTTGACGGCGATAACCATCGCGCGGGCGATCGAGGCGGCGGGTATGGCTGCGGCACGGACGATCGTTAGCGGCGGCGGCACGCGCAACGCGACGATGTTCGCCCGCCTATCGGAGCGGCTCCCGCACGCGCGCGTCGAACTCTCCGACGCGATGGGCATTCCGGCGGATGCAAAAGAAGCGATGTTCTTTGCGTTGCTTGGCTACGAAACGCTGCGCGGCCGCGTCGCGAACTTGCCGCGTGCGACCGGCGCGGATCGCGCCGTTGCGCTAGGAGCAATCGCGCCGTTCGACCTGAAGACCTTGCTCGGCGAAGTCGAGAGCGAGCTGCGCGCCGGAACGATCGCGTGATCGCCGTCGGCGTCGACGCGGGCGGGAGCCACACGGTCGCCGTGGCGATGCGCGACGGCGAGCTGCTCCGTGCGGCCACCGGGCGCGCTGCCAGCGTGACGATCGGGGGAATCGAACGCGCCGCCGCCGCGATCGGCGATACGATCGCCGCGGCTACCGGATCCGCGTCGCCCGACGCCGTCGTCGTCGGCGTCGCGGGAGCCGGAACGGAGCGCACGGCGAGCGCATTGCTTGCAGCATTAACGGCGCGATTTCCGCACTCGCGAATCGAAGTGACCGACGACGCACACGTCGCTTTGCGGGCCGCAGTCCCCGCCGGCGACGGCGTGGCACTCATCGCCGGAACCGGTTCGATCGCCTATGCGGAGGTTAGCGGCACTATTTTTCGCGCAGGCGGCTTCGGGTATCTCGTCGGAGACGAGGGATCCGGCTTCATGATCGGAGCGGCGGCGGTTCGCGTCGCGCTCAAAGCGGCGGAAGGACGCGCGCCGAGCGATGCGCTGACGCAAGCCGTGCTCGCGCGTATCGGCGCCGCGCACGCGCGCGAGGCGGTGGCGTCGCTCTACTCCGCCGATTCCCCGGTCGCCAACGTCGCGTCGTTCGCCGCACTGGTTTTGGAACAGGCCGGCGCCGGCGAGCGCAGCGCGGTCAAAATCGTTCAGGCCGCCGCACTCGATCTGTTCGATCTCGTGCGCTCGATTTGCCGGATTGCTTCGATCGGCAGCGCCAAAGAGACGCCGCTCGCACTCTGCGGCGGCTTGCTCGGCAAAAACTCGATGCTGACCTATCTGCTCGAAACGCGCGTCGCCAACGAGTTGCCGCATCTCGCCATCCTGAAGAACCCGGCCGCGCCGCATTTCGGCGCGCTGGCACAGGCTCGCGCGTTAGCCGGCGACGGATGAAAGATCTTCCCCCTACCGAGGCCGTCAATCCGCACAGCGCGGGCCTCGACACGATGGCGACGCACGAGATGGTAGAACTGCTTGCGCGCGAACACCGTGCCGCCGTCGACGCCGTCGCAGCCGCTGCGCCGGCGTTAGCGCTCGCGGTCGACGGCATCGTGCGGCGGCTGGAGTCCGGCGGACGTCTGCATTACTTCGGCGCCGGCAGCAGCGGCCGAATCGGTGTTCTCGATGCGTCGGAGATGCCGCCCACCTTCGGTACCGATCCGGCAACGGTCTGCGCGCACATTGCCGGCGGATCCCAAGCGCTCACGCGTGCGGTCGAAGGCGCCGAGGACGATGCTGCGGCCGGTGCCGCGGCAGCGCAAGCCTGTGCGAGCGCGGGTGACGCGGTGGTCGGCCTTTCGGCCAGCGGCGGCGCACCGTACGTCGTCGGTGCCGTCGAGCGCGCTCGCGAGCTCGGTGCGTTTACGATCGGCATTGCCGGCGTCGAAGATTCGGCGTTGACGCGCGCTGCCGAAGTATCGATCCTCTTGACGACCGGACCCGAAGCGCTGGCCGGATCGACGCGCCTAAAAGCCGGTACCGCACAGAAGATCGCGCTCAACACGCTGTCGACGGCCGTCATGGTGCGTTTGGGAAAGGTCTACGACAACTTGATGGTCGACGTCGTCGCCGGCAACGTCAAGCTGCGCGCGCGAGCGATTCGGTTGGTGCGCCACCTGACCGGCGCCGACGAAGAGCGCGCGCGCGAACTGTTGTCGATGGCGAACGGAAGGGTCAAAGTAGCGGCCATTATCGGGCGGCGCAACGTCGGCGCGCAAGAGGCCGTCGCATTGTTGGAACGACACCGCGGTTCGCTGCGGGCCGCGCTTTGATCGCCGTTACCCTGCTTGCGTCGATCGCCTTCGTAGCGCTCGACGATCGCCCCGTCACGGCGGACCTTCCCGTCATGCTAGGCCGGATCGCCGGCGTGCGCGTCGAGACGCCGCCGCCGGCGCTGCTCGGGCATTACTTGATACCAGGACAACCCGATGCGATCGTCGTTTGGCTAAACCGGCGCGCGGCCGACAAGGACACGCGTGCGTTCGTCGTGTCGAGCGACATGCTCGCGTACGGCGGACTGCTCGCATCGCGCGTACCCGGCGCGTCGTACGCCGACGCGTACTTCCGGCTCAAAGAGCTGGCGCATCTGCGCGCCGAGCGACCGGACGCGTGGATCGCGACGTTCGGCACGGTGATGCGGCTGGCGCCGACCGGCGTGCCGTCGACCGCGGCGTACTTCGCACCCTATCCCGCATGGAGCTATCTGCAGCAGTACGCAAATCTGCACGATCCGCCGCTGCCGAGCGAAGCCGCGCGCGCCGCGCACCTGCGCTCGCTGATCGGCGACCAAACGCTCCAAGCCTATCTTGCAACGCGCGGCCGAAACGTGGAAGTCGACCGACTGTTACTGGGGATGGCCGGTGACGGCACGATCGACAGCCTCGTGCTCGGACAAGACGACGCCGGTCCGGTGGGACTGCACGTTAAGGAAGTGACCTGGCTGCAATCGGTGGTCGCGCAGAATCCGTCGATGGCGCAGCGTGCCGCCATCGAGCCGGGCGCCGACGAACTCGGCATGGCGCTGGTGGCGCACGCGATTGCGCGCGAAGCGCACTGGGTGCCGCACGTCGCGGTTACCTACTCGACGCCAAACGGCGCGTCGTTTCAAGATCCGCTGGAGTTCGCCCCGATCTCGGCGGCCGTCGACGGCCTCGTGCGGCTCTGCGGCGGCGTGCTCGACGATAACCACCCCGACCTCACGCTGTTCGTGCGCGTGCCGCATACGACCGCCGAACAGGACGACGCGTTTGCCGGCGCGATGGCTGCCGACGTCAACGCGGGCGGCAGCGTCGCGCTCGCCGATCTTTCGTATCTCGCGTCCTACGCTTCGCAAGCGGCGTTCGCGCAGCGCATTCTCTCCTCGGGCACTGCGGCCAAGATCGACGCATACGCGTCGTGGAACACCAACGCCAACACGGTCGGCACGGCGCTGGCCGAAGCGGTGGCAGCCGGTGCCGGACGGCGGATGCACACGTACGACGCGCTGGCGCATCGTACGTTTACGTTCGTCCGATTCGTCGACGACTACGCGTATCACGACTTCGTCCGTCCCAATCTCAACGCCGATCTCGACGCGCAAGGCGTGACCGATCACACGCTGCTGCCGGCGCTAACCGCCGCGTCCTCGGCCGAGCGCGACCGATCGTTACTCTGGAATCGCGCGGATACGATCCTCGCGCAGCTCTATCCGGGCTACCATATCGCCGCGCTTTCGATCGGCCTTCCGTGGGACCGGACCTTCGAAACGTCGGTTGACGTAGGTATCGCGCCCAACCTGTAGGAACGGTCGCAAGATGGACGTCCCATTTCTCGCGACCGCCTTCGCGACGGCTTTTACGATCATCGACCCGATCGGCATGATTCCGTTGACGTTGAGCGCGACGGCGAACGACGCGCCGCAGCAGCGCAATCGTATCATCGATCAGGCCGTCATCGTGGCCGCAGTGATCATGCTCTTTATGGGCCTGGTCGGACGGCCTTTTCTAGAGTATCTCGGGATTACGCTGCCCGCCTTTACGATCGCCGGCGGCATCTTTCTGTTTCTCATCGCGATCGATATGCTGTTCGCGCGTCCGACCGGTGCAAAGCGCACCGAAGCCGAGGAACGCGAAGCAGCCGCTAACGAGAATCCCGCGGTGTTTCCACTGGCGGTCCCGATGATTGCGGGACCTGGAACGATCGCCACGATCCTGCTGCTCGTGAGTTTGGCGCACGGGAATCGCCTGGAGCTGGCGGTCGTCGTCGTCGCCTACGCCGCCGCGCTGATCGTCACGTGGGCGTGTATGCGCGCTTCTGGGTTTCTCTTAAAACTCATCAGCAACACCGGCATCCACGTCGTCACGCGCCTGCTCGGCATCATACTCGGCGCGCTCGCGGTGCAGTTCGTCATCAACGGCGCCGTTCAAACGCCGGTCTTCCGCCACTAGCGTTAAAATTGAAAAACGCCCCCGAGCGTACTCGGAGGCGTTTGTTCTCGCTTTCGGCCTTTTAGGCCGGAGGCTGCTTGTGGTGGTCGCCGCCACCGCCGCCGCCCGAACGGTCAGCGCGGTCGGCGCGGGCCGGAGCTTGTTGCGGTGCTTGCCGCGGTGCGGAGTACGCCGGTTGGCGTTCAACGCGAGGCGGAGCCTGATCGTAGCGCGGCTGTTGCTGTTGCTGGAATCGCGGCTGCGGAGCCTGATCGTAGCGCGGTTGTTGCTGCTGCTGGAATCGCGGCTGCGGAGCCTGATCGTAGCGCGGCTGTTGCTGCTGATCGAAGCGAGGCTGTTGCGCGTTGCGCGGTGCGAAGACATCGTTGTTCTGACGAACTGCGTTGTCCGGACGCATCGCGTTGTCTTGGCGAACCGCGTTACGCGGCGCGAAGACGTCGTTGTTCTGACGAAGCGCGTTGTCTTGGCGCATCGTATTGTCCTGACGCAACGTGTTGTCCTGACGCAACGTATTGTCCTGACGTACGGCGTTACGCGGTGCGAAGACGCTGTTGTCTTGGCGGACGCGCGGCGCGCTTACGTCGTTACGGAACGTCGACGGCGCACGCAACGCGTCTGTACGCGGTGCCGCGATCTGACGGTCGCGAACCGGGGCCGCCGCGAACGTGCTGCGCTGTACGCGAGCGGTCACTGGGCGCGCGATGCGACCCGTTACCGGATGCGCGATGCGAGCCATCACCGGGTGCTGCGCGATGCGAGCCGTTGCCGGATGCGTGATGCGCGTCATGACCGGATGCTGCGCGATGCGAGCCATGATCGGGTGGGCGTTGCGAACCGAAACCGGGTGCTGCGCGATGCGAGCCATGACCGGATGAGCGATCGGCAACGGATGACGGGAGATCACGATCGGGCGACCGCCCTCGCGACGTACCGTAACCGGGCCGCGGGCCACGATCGGGTTGTGTACCCGGATGACGCGTCCGCCGCCACCGTTGTGGCCGCCATTACCGCGCCGAACGATCCGCACGATCTTCTTCGTACGATACACGTTGTAGACGTACGAGGGCGAGCTGCCGCCGTAGCCGTACGGCGAGTAGCCCATTTGCGGATAGCCATAGCCGTAGGGCGAGTAGCCCGTTTGCGGGTAGCCGTAGCCGTACGGTGAGTAGCCGGTTTGCGGATAGGCACCGTAGCCGTAGGGCGAGTAACCGTAACCGTACGGCTGCGAGTTCATTCCCAGCGCGCTGCCGAGAAGACCCGTGGCAACTGCGCCAAGGAGCGAATCGAGAATCGGATTACCCGTGATCGAAGCGCCGCCAAGTCCGTACGGCGAGTAGCCGTAAGGCGAACCACCATAGGGCGACGGGTAGCCGTAGCCGACCTGCGGATAGCCGTAGGGCTGCTGCGGGTAGCCGTAGGGCTGCTGCGGGTAGCCGTAAGGCTGCTGCGGGTAGCCGTAGCCGTATTGCTGCGGATAACCATACTGCGGATACGACGGATAGGCGCCGTAGCCGTACGGCGACGGGTAGCCGTAACCAACCTGCGGATAGCCGTACTGCTGCGGATAGCCGTACTGTTGCGGGTAGCCGTACTGCTGCGGGTAGCCGTATTGTTGCGGGTAGCCATACTGCTGCGGGTAGCCGTAGCCATATTGCTGCGGATACGCCGAAGCGACGACGGGGACGTACACGACCGGAGCGGCGGTCATCGGTGCGACCGCCACCGTCGGAGGCGGCGCCATCGTACCGAAACCGTAGTAACCGACCAGAGCCGCTTCACCAACGGGCGCGATCGCGACCGAGGCGGGAGGGCACCAGGTCCACGCGTTACCACTCCAGAGCCACATGCCGTTGCCGTACATCGGGCAGCTGGCATACGGAGCCGCGGGCATGACCGGGGCGTATGCCGTTGCATACGCGGGGGCCGCGTAGACCTGCGCGCTCGCAGGTGCCGCGGAAAGCAGAACCGATGCGGTCATCGCCGAAGCCGCAACCACACCGAGAAGCCGTTTATACATATTTGTGCTCAACCTCATTTAAGGCTATTCTGCCGTACCTGAGGTGAGCGTGCGCGCGATTCCGATTAGTGCGTGGTTAAGTCGGGATTAGAGCGGTCAGGTTGACACAGTTCGATCAACGTGCCGCCGGTTGATTTGGGGTGCAGAAAAGCGATCAAATTTCCGTGCGCGCCTTTGCGCGGACGTTCGTCGATAAGGCGAACGCCCTTGCTCGCCAACTCGGCAAGCTTTGCGTCGATGTCGTCGACTCGGTATGCCGTGTGATGCAAGCGCGTCGCGCTCTCGCCGAGATATTTGGCGATCGGCGAATTTTCGTCGAGCGGTAGAAGAAGCTCGATAATGGAGTCGCCGGCCTCGAGCCCCACGGCCTCGACGCCTTGGTCGTAGATGACTTCACGATAGACTTCGCGGAAGCCGAGCGTCTGCGTGTAAAGACGAACCGTCGCTTCGAGATCCTTGACGACGATGGCGATGTGATCGATCTTCACGCCACGATCTCCTTAGCGCGGTAGACACCGAAGACGCCGCGCAGCACGTCGCAGATTTCTCCGAGCGTCGCGCCGCCGTCAACGGCTTCGACGAAGTGCGGCATGAGGTTCTCCGATGCGGCCGCGGCGGTGCGTACCGCTTCGAGGAGCCTTGGCACTTTAGCGCCATCGCGTGCTTTGCGAAATGCGGTGAGCCGGGCGACCTGCTCGCGTTCGACGCTCTCCTCGATGCGCTGCAACGGAATCTCGCCCGTCTCGCCGCCGGCTTCGGCGAACCGGTTGACGCCGACGACGACCGCTTCGCCCGATTCGATCGCTTGCTGGGCGGCATAAGCGGAGTCGGCGACGCGGGCCTGCATCCAGCCACTTTCAATGGTCGCGATGCTGCCGCCCATCGCGTCGATCTCCTTGACTAACGACGACGCGCGCTCGATCAACGCGTTGGTGAGCGATTCGACGTAGTACGAGCCGGCCAGAGGATCGACGACGTCGGCGACGCCCGATTCGTAGCCGATGATCTGCTGCGTTCGCAACGCGACCTTGGCGCTCTCCGCCGTCGGCAGCGCCAGCGCTTCGTCCTTGCCGTTGGTGTGCAGCGACTGCGTCCCGCCCAAGACGGCCGCCAGCGCCTGAAGCGTTACGCGGACGACGTTGTTCTCAGGTTCTTGCGCGGTCAAGGTCGAGCCGCCGGTTTGCGTGTGGAAGCGCAGCGTCTGCGATCGAGGATCTTTGCAGCCGAACTCATCGCGGGTGATGTGCGCCCATAGGTAGCGGGCCGCGCGGAACTTCGCGATCTCTTCGAAGAAGTCGTTGTGCGCGTTCCAGAAGAAGGAGATGCGTGGAGCGATCGTATCGAGCTCGATGCCCGCATTGCGCGCGGCCTGTAAGTACGCCTTGCCGTTGGCCAGCGTAAAGGCGATCTCTTCGACCGCCGTCGAGCCGGCTTCGCGGATGTGATATCCCGACACCGAGATCGTGTTCCATTGCGGAACTTCGCGCGCGCAGTAGGACAACACGTCGGTAACCAGCCGCATCGACGCGGCCGGCGGATAGATATAGGTGCCGCGCGCGACGTACTCCTTGAGGACGTCGTTTTGTACCGTGCCGCCGAGCTTGTCGAAGGGAATACCGCGCCGGCGCGCCACAGCGAGAAACAGCGCGAGCAGAATCGACGCCGGCGCGTTGATCGTCATTGAAACCGTCACGCGATCGAGCGGAATGCCGTCGAGCAGCGTCTCCATGTCGGCAACCGAATCGATGGCGACGCCCACTTTGCCGACTTCACCTCGCGCTTGCGTCGCATCGGAATCGTACCCGAGCTGGGTCGGCAGATCGAACGCAACGGAAAGACCCGTCTGACCGCGTTCGAGCAGGTAGCGATAGCGCGCGTTCGACTCGGCGGCCGTGCCGAAGCCCGCGTATTGGCGCATCGTCCACAGCCGCCCGCGATACATGTCCTTGCGAATGCCGCGGCCGTACGGGAACGCTCCGGGTTCGCCGAGATCGTGCGGCTCGCCGGTGACTTCGTCGTACACGGGTTCGAGAGGGATGCCGGAGGCGTTGAAATCGCGGGCCATAACGTTAATCGATTGAAGCGATTGGCGAACCCGCTTCGATGGTCCCGCCGGCGGCTGCGTGCACCTTTGCGATCGTCCCGCTCTTGTGGGCGCGAATTTCGTTCATCATCTTCATCGCCTCGATGACTGCGACGACGTCGCCTTCGTTCACCGCGGCGCCTTCGGCGATGCGCAGCTCGACCACGACGCCGTGCATCGGCGAAACGACGTCGTTGCCGGACGCGGCGGCCGCGCGTTTCTTCGCAGCCCCGAGCCTCGGCGCGGTACGCGCAGCGCCGGGTGAAGTACGAGGTGCGGCGCCAAACACGCGCACGCGGTACAGTTTGTCGTTAACCTCGACACTAATCGTTTGTGGCGCCGGCCCTTCGACTTCGTTTATCCTGAGCGCAGCTCGCGAAGCGAGCGGAGTCGAAGGGCTCAGGATGACATTGCTGCCATTGTTCTGCGTTTTAAGCGTTTGGGCGAATGTTTCGAGCGTGCTGGTACCAAAGGTGCCGTCGACGACGGGCTCGTGATCGCACAGCGCGCCCAGCAGCGGCAGCGTCGTCGGCACGCCTTCGATGACGAACTCGTCGATCGCGCGCTTGAAACGGGCGATCGCTTGCGAGCGCGTCGGGGCCCAAACGATCAGCTTGGCGATCATCGAGTCGTATTCGGGCGTAATCGTTATGCCGGGGTAGGCGGCCGAGTCGACGCGAACGCCGAGGCCGGCGGGCTCGCGATAGGCCGTCACCGTCCCCGGCGCGGGCCGGAAATCTTGCGACGGGTCTTCGGCGTTGACCCGGCCTTCTATTGAGAAGCCGGTAAACGTGACGTCGTCCTGGACGAAGCCGAGCGGCTCGCCGGCAGCGACGCGAATCTGTTCGCGAATCAAGTCGAGCCCCGAGATCATTTCGGTGACGGTATGCTCGACCTGAATGCGTGTGTTCATCTCGAGAAAGTAGAAGCTGGTTTCGGAGACGAGACACTCGATCGTGCCGACCGAGTCGTACCCGATCGCTTGCGCGGCTCGTACGGCGGCTTCGCGCATGTGCCCGCGCAGGTTAGGAGTGAGCTGCGCCGGCGCCTCTTCCCACAGCTTCTGATGGCGCCGCTGCAGCGAGCAGTCGCGTTCGCCGACGTGCAGCACGGTGCCGTACTTGTCCGCCAAAATCTGCAGCTCGATGTGCTTGGGATTTTCTAAGTACCGTTCGGCGTAGATCGTCCCGTTCTTGAAATACGCCTCGGCTTCGCGCCGCGCCGTTTCGAAGGCCGATTCGACGTCTTCGGGCGAACGCGCGACTTTGAGCCCTTTCCCGCCCCCGCCGCCGCTGGCTTTGAGCGCGAGCGGATATCCGTATTTTTTGGCGACTTCGCGCGCTTCGATCGCATCGGCGATCGGATCGATGCCGCCGGGCACGACCGGAACGTCGGCCTTTTGCATCGCGATGCGCGAGCGCAGCTTATCGCCCATCGCGTTGATCGCCTCGGGGTGAGGACCGATCCACACCAAGCCCGCGTCGATCGTGCGCTGCGCGAACGCGGCGTTCTCGGCGAGAAATCCGTACCCCGGATGAATCGCCTCGGCTCCGCAACGCCTTGCGACCTCGATGAGCTTCTCGCCGTCGAGATAGCTTTGCGACGGCGCTGCCGGCCCCAGAAGATACGCTTCGTCGGCCATGCGCACGTGCAGCGCGTCGCGATCCGGCTCCGAGTATACGGCGACACACGAAATCCCCATCTCGTGTGCCGTACGAATGACGCGCACCGCAATCTCGCCGCGATTGGCGATCAGGATTTTAGAAAACATCGCGCTCGTCGTCGTAGTTACGGGCTGCGAGAGCCCAGGCGGAGATTCGAGGCGGCTGCCCTTCGAATTCGCCTGTCCTGAGCGTAGCGAGCCTAGCGAGCGAAGTCGAAGGGCTCAGGATGACGGTGATA is from Candidatus Baltobacteraceae bacterium and encodes:
- a CDS encoding DUF4127 family protein; translation: MIAVTLLASIAFVALDDRPVTADLPVMLGRIAGVRVETPPPALLGHYLIPGQPDAIVVWLNRRAADKDTRAFVVSSDMLAYGGLLASRVPGASYADAYFRLKELAHLRAERPDAWIATFGTVMRLAPTGVPSTAAYFAPYPAWSYLQQYANLHDPPLPSEAARAAHLRSLIGDQTLQAYLATRGRNVEVDRLLLGMAGDGTIDSLVLGQDDAGPVGLHVKEVTWLQSVVAQNPSMAQRAAIEPGADELGMALVAHAIAREAHWVPHVAVTYSTPNGASFQDPLEFAPISAAVDGLVRLCGGVLDDNHPDLTLFVRVPHTTAEQDDAFAGAMAADVNAGGSVALADLSYLASYASQAAFAQRILSSGTAAKIDAYASWNTNANTVGTALAEAVAAGAGRRMHTYDALAHRTFTFVRFVDDYAYHDFVRPNLNADLDAQGVTDHTLLPALTAASSAERDRSLLWNRADTILAQLYPGYHIAALSIGLPWDRTFETSVDVGIAPNL
- a CDS encoding MarC family protein gives rise to the protein MDVPFLATAFATAFTIIDPIGMIPLTLSATANDAPQQRNRIIDQAVIVAAVIMLFMGLVGRPFLEYLGITLPAFTIAGGIFLFLIAIDMLFARPTGAKRTEAEEREAAANENPAVFPLAVPMIAGPGTIATILLLVSLAHGNRLELAVVVVAYAAALIVTWACMRASGFLLKLISNTGIHVVTRLLGIILGALAVQFVINGAVQTPVFRH
- the mce gene encoding methylmalonyl-CoA epimerase; the protein is MKIDHIAIVVKDLEATVRLYTQTLGFREVYREVIYDQGVEAVGLEAGDSIIELLLPLDENSPIAKYLGESATRLHHTAYRVDDIDAKLAELASKGVRLIDERPRKGAHGNLIAFLHPKSTGGTLIELCQPDRSNPDLTTH
- a CDS encoding methylmalonyl-CoA mutase family protein, producing the protein MARDFNASGIPLEPVYDEVTGEPHDLGEPGAFPYGRGIRKDMYRGRLWTMRQYAGFGTAAESNARYRYLLERGQTGLSVAFDLPTQLGYDSDATQARGEVGKVGVAIDSVADMETLLDGIPLDRVTVSMTINAPASILLALFLAVARRRGIPFDKLGGTVQNDVLKEYVARGTYIYPPAASMRLVTDVLSYCAREVPQWNTISVSGYHIREAGSTAVEEIAFTLANGKAYLQAARNAGIELDTIAPRISFFWNAHNDFFEEIAKFRAARYLWAHITRDEFGCKDPRSQTLRFHTQTGGSTLTAQEPENNVVRVTLQALAAVLGGTQSLHTNGKDEALALPTAESAKVALRTQQIIGYESGVADVVDPLAGSYYVESLTNALIERASSLVKEIDAMGGSIATIESGWMQARVADSAYAAQQAIESGEAVVVGVNRFAEAGGETGEIPLQRIEESVEREQVARLTAFRKARDGAKVPRLLEAVRTAAAASENLMPHFVEAVDGGATLGEICDVLRGVFGVYRAKEIVA
- a CDS encoding acetyl-CoA carboxylase biotin carboxylase subunit, producing the protein MFSKILIANRGEIAVRVIRTAHEMGISCVAVYSEPDRDALHVRMADEAYLLGPAAPSQSYLDGEKLIEVARRCGAEAIHPGYGFLAENAAFAQRTIDAGLVWIGPHPEAINAMGDKLRSRIAMQKADVPVVPGGIDPIADAIEAREVAKKYGYPLALKASGGGGGKGLKVARSPEDVESAFETARREAEAYFKNGTIYAERYLENPKHIELQILADKYGTVLHVGERDCSLQRRHQKLWEEAPAQLTPNLRGHMREAAVRAAQAIGYDSVGTIECLVSETSFYFLEMNTRIQVEHTVTEMISGLDLIREQIRVAAGEPLGFVQDDVTFTGFSIEGRVNAEDPSQDFRPAPGTVTAYREPAGLGVRVDSAAYPGITITPEYDSMIAKLIVWAPTRSQAIARFKRAIDEFVIEGVPTTLPLLGALCDHEPVVDGTFGTSTLETFAQTLKTQNNGSNVILSPSTPLASRAALRINEVEGPAPQTISVEVNDKLYRVRVFGAAPRTSPGAARTAPRLGAAKKRAAAASGNDVVSPMHGVVVELRIAEGAAVNEGDVVAVIEAMKMMNEIRAHKSGTIAKVHAAAGGTIEAGSPIASID